One stretch of Flavobacteriales bacterium DNA includes these proteins:
- a CDS encoding UDP-N-acetylmuramoyl-L-alanyl-D-glutamate--2,6-diaminopimelate ligase translates to MKLLKDILYKTGLQEVHGDLNLAIESIHMDSRSVLAFSVFIAVPGTQVDGHRYIDSALEKGAVAIVCQTLPDELKEGITYVRVADTAKALGQMASNFYDNPSQGLKVVGITGTNGKTTTTTLLFDLFRSLGYKCGLISTVHNRIGKDTLPATHTTPDPIALQQLFAQMLEKKVTHCFMEVSSHAIHQHRVQGVEFDVAVFTNITHDHLDYHGTFNEYIKAKKRLFDGLSSQADALYNVDDPHGEIMVQNSSAKKHSYAIRSIADFRARIIENHFEGLHLMLDGNDLYSKLVGGFNAYNILCAYSTALLLGEDKLSILTAISGLEPVAGRFQYIKGPREITAIVDYAHTPDALKNVLKTIQEIRTGNEKVITVVGCGGDRDKTKRPIMASVACEFSDKVILTSDNPRTEKPEQIIADMQAGVEGQHYKKTLSITDRKEAIRTACSLAEPNDILLIAGKGHEKYQEIHGERLPFDDYAIVSETLKSLEN, encoded by the coding sequence GTGAAATTGCTGAAAGACATATTGTACAAGACGGGCCTTCAAGAGGTACATGGAGACCTGAACCTGGCCATAGAGTCCATTCACATGGATTCACGAAGTGTCTTGGCTTTCAGTGTATTCATTGCCGTACCAGGTACGCAGGTAGATGGGCATCGATACATCGATTCTGCCTTGGAGAAGGGAGCGGTGGCCATCGTGTGTCAAACACTGCCCGATGAACTCAAGGAGGGAATCACCTATGTGAGAGTTGCTGACACGGCCAAAGCACTGGGTCAGATGGCATCCAACTTCTACGACAATCCAAGTCAAGGCTTGAAAGTGGTGGGCATCACCGGCACCAACGGGAAGACCACTACGACCACACTGCTCTTCGACCTCTTCCGCTCATTGGGATATAAATGTGGATTGATCAGTACGGTGCACAATAGGATCGGGAAGGATACATTACCAGCTACTCATACCACTCCGGATCCTATAGCTCTCCAGCAGTTGTTCGCTCAAATGCTGGAGAAGAAGGTCACCCACTGTTTCATGGAAGTGAGTTCGCATGCCATTCACCAGCATCGGGTACAAGGAGTGGAATTCGATGTGGCGGTGTTCACCAATATCACCCATGACCACCTGGACTACCACGGAACCTTCAACGAATACATCAAGGCTAAAAAGAGACTGTTCGATGGACTCTCTTCCCAAGCGGATGCCCTCTACAATGTGGATGACCCTCATGGTGAGATCATGGTGCAGAACAGTAGTGCAAAGAAGCACTCCTATGCCATACGCTCGATTGCCGACTTCAGGGCCCGCATCATCGAGAATCATTTTGAAGGCTTGCATCTCATGCTGGATGGCAATGACCTCTACTCCAAACTGGTAGGAGGCTTCAATGCCTACAATATCCTTTGTGCCTACAGCACAGCACTGCTCCTCGGGGAGGACAAGTTGAGCATTCTGACCGCCATCAGTGGTCTGGAGCCAGTGGCGGGTCGATTCCAGTACATCAAAGGCCCCAGGGAGATAACTGCCATAGTGGACTATGCCCATACACCCGATGCGCTCAAGAATGTGCTCAAGACCATTCAAGAGATACGTACGGGGAATGAGAAAGTCATCACAGTTGTAGGTTGTGGCGGGGACAGGGATAAGACCAAGCGACCCATCATGGCCAGTGTGGCATGTGAATTCTCTGATAAGGTCATTCTTACCTCCGATAATCCCCGCACAGAGAAGCCGGAACAGATCATCGCGGACATGCAGGCCGGAGTAGAAGGTCAGCACTATAAGAAGACCTTATCCATCACTGACCGGAAGGAGGCCATACGCACAGCTTGCTCATTGGCAGAGCCCAACGATATCCTTCTGATTGCAGGTAAAGGGCATGAGAAGTACCAGGAGATACATGGTGAGCGACTCCCATTCGATGACTATGCCATCGTGAGTGAAACCCTCAAATCACTGGAGAACTGA